A genomic region of Deinococcus humi contains the following coding sequences:
- the hmpA gene encoding NO-inducible flavohemoprotein, which produces MLTSTQLQLIKATVPTLQVHGTEITRVFYASLFRAHPELLNIFNPVNQKNGRQANTLAASILSYAAHIDHLDRLGSMVNQIAHKHVSLDVLPEHYPIVGEHLLGAIQTVLGDAATLEILDAWAAAYRQLASIMMGVEGRMKAAGAEQEGGWHGFKPFTLTRRVQESAVITSFELTPQDGQPLPLFHPGQYISVQLQVPGQATRQIRQYSLSDAPNGRTYRISVKRESAPFPDADLPHGLISSHLHDGLHLGDTVLVHMPAGDFVLRDNARPVVLLSGGVGVTPMISMVNTLVANKSTRPVLFVHAALNRDVHAFREHVNSLTQTYPNLRKQVYYAQVMAEDQPGMHHDVEGLLSMDMLRPLLPLGDAEYYYCGPAGFAGAVEGLLDALGVPAEQRFTETFGPSRNFEVPSGTD; this is translated from the coding sequence ATGCTGACATCCACACAACTGCAACTCATCAAAGCCACCGTTCCCACATTGCAGGTCCACGGCACCGAAATAACGCGGGTGTTCTACGCCTCGCTGTTCCGGGCCCATCCCGAACTCCTGAACATCTTCAACCCTGTTAACCAGAAGAATGGACGGCAGGCCAACACCCTTGCGGCCAGCATTCTCAGTTACGCCGCGCACATCGATCACCTTGACCGCCTTGGAAGCATGGTCAATCAGATCGCCCATAAACACGTTAGCCTTGACGTACTGCCCGAGCACTATCCCATCGTCGGGGAGCACCTGCTGGGCGCGATTCAAACTGTTCTCGGCGATGCCGCCACGCTCGAGATTCTGGACGCCTGGGCCGCCGCCTACAGGCAATTGGCGAGCATCATGATGGGTGTCGAGGGGCGGATGAAGGCGGCGGGGGCCGAGCAGGAGGGCGGCTGGCACGGCTTCAAACCCTTTACTCTGACCCGGCGGGTTCAGGAGAGCGCCGTCATCACGTCGTTCGAGCTCACGCCGCAAGACGGTCAACCGCTACCGCTCTTTCACCCGGGGCAGTACATCAGCGTGCAGCTTCAGGTGCCCGGTCAGGCCACCCGGCAGATCCGGCAGTATAGCCTTTCCGACGCGCCCAATGGCCGCACCTACCGCATCAGCGTGAAGCGGGAGAGTGCGCCCTTCCCGGACGCTGATCTTCCGCACGGTCTGATTTCCAGCCACCTGCACGACGGCCTGCACCTGGGCGACACCGTGCTGGTCCACATGCCCGCCGGGGATTTCGTGCTGCGGGACAACGCCCGCCCAGTCGTGCTGCTCAGCGGCGGTGTCGGCGTAACTCCCATGATCAGCATGGTTAATACCTTGGTGGCGAACAAGTCCACCCGGCCCGTCCTGTTCGTCCACGCCGCCCTGAACCGCGATGTCCACGCCTTCCGCGAGCACGTCAATTCGCTCACGCAGACCTACCCGAATTTGCGAAAGCAGGTGTACTACGCGCAGGTCATGGCCGAAGATCAGCCCGGCATGCATCACGACGTCGAAGGCCTGCTGAGTATGGACATGCTACGTCCCCTACTGCCCTTGGGCGACGCCGAGTACTACTACTGTGGGCCCGCCGGATTCGCCGGAGCCGTGGAGGGTCTCCTTGACGCCCTCGGCGTTCCTGCCGAGCAACGCTTTACTGAGACGTTCGGTCCGTCCCGGAACTTCGAGGTGCCCAGTGGCACGGACTGA
- a CDS encoding MOSC domain-containing protein: protein MTIGARIKQLSVGLPAPLPYRDGMVPSGFVKTPVNWGLQLGREGLQGDGQADRQYHGGPEKAVCVYPGEHYPYWEQLLGRSLGPAAFGENFRVVGLTERAVCIGDIVKVGKAVVQVSQPRQPCFKLAARHDVPKFTLWVQKTGLTGWYFRVLEAGEVRAGARLSLVSRSGNAVTIQEANRVMHRDKLDYAAIERLLSQQGLSRSWRATFEKRLGGSFEDTTARLNGRQEQG from the coding sequence ATGACGATAGGCGCGCGTATCAAGCAACTCAGCGTCGGTCTACCAGCTCCGCTGCCCTACCGGGACGGGATGGTACCCAGCGGCTTTGTCAAAACGCCAGTGAACTGGGGCCTCCAGCTCGGCAGGGAGGGCCTCCAGGGCGACGGCCAGGCCGACCGCCAATATCACGGTGGGCCCGAGAAGGCCGTTTGCGTCTATCCGGGCGAGCACTATCCGTACTGGGAGCAGCTGCTGGGGCGTAGTCTGGGTCCTGCAGCTTTCGGAGAGAATTTTAGGGTGGTCGGCCTGACGGAGAGGGCAGTGTGCATCGGGGACATCGTCAAGGTCGGCAAGGCCGTCGTGCAGGTTAGTCAGCCGCGTCAGCCGTGCTTTAAACTCGCGGCGCGGCACGACGTGCCCAAGTTCACCCTCTGGGTACAAAAGACCGGGCTGACCGGCTGGTACTTCCGGGTACTCGAGGCCGGCGAGGTGCGTGCCGGAGCGCGACTGAGTCTGGTTTCACGCTCAGGCAACGCCGTGACCATCCAAGAAGCGAATCGCGTGATGCACCGCGACAAGCTGGACTATGCAGCCATTGAGCGCCTGCTCTCGCAGCAGGGCCTCTCCCGCTCGTGGCGCGCCACTTTTGAGAAGCGGTTGGGCGGCAGCTTCGAAGACACGACGGCTCGCCTCAACGGACGGCAGGAGCAGGGGTGA
- a CDS encoding group III truncated hemoglobin, giving the protein MTLYDRVGDERLRVLLYAFYRRAAQHPELGPVFTRVLGPFPRAGWPVHLLRIEGFWRTVMGGAGAYRGAPGPAHQSLGIDASHFEAWLHLWREALNETLPSPDAEAVYQLAARMRVNLQRVATTPVPRAGEN; this is encoded by the coding sequence ATGACCCTGTATGACCGCGTCGGAGACGAGCGCCTGCGCGTCCTTCTGTACGCGTTCTACCGGCGGGCAGCCCAGCACCCAGAGTTGGGGCCGGTGTTTACCCGGGTCTTGGGCCCTTTTCCACGAGCGGGTTGGCCCGTCCACCTCCTGCGGATAGAGGGATTCTGGCGGACCGTTATGGGAGGGGCGGGCGCGTACAGGGGTGCCCCCGGTCCGGCGCATCAGTCCCTGGGAATCGACGCCAGCCACTTCGAGGCCTGGCTGCACTTGTGGCGGGAAGCGCTGAATGAAACCCTGCCTTCTCCCGATGCTGAAGCCGTCTATCAGCTAGCGGCTCGCATGCGGGTCAACCTACAGCGGGTCGCCACGACACCGGTTCCCCGGGCTGGGGAGAACTGA
- a CDS encoding Rrf2 family transcriptional regulator, whose amino-acid sequence MQLTLFTDASLRILMHLARQDAEAVTTTAELSQLYNVPFNHLNKAVGLLSRAGWVRSSRGRGGGLKLGMPAGEIILGTVVRTTEPRTPLVNCPACPLRFNCELQRALSEAIQAFYGVLDRYTLDDLARNTMLLGAPLPADAWATVPHAPPCVPE is encoded by the coding sequence ATGCAACTGACGCTGTTCACGGACGCCTCATTGCGAATCCTTATGCACCTCGCGCGACAGGACGCGGAGGCGGTGACTACCACCGCTGAACTGTCCCAGCTCTACAACGTGCCATTCAATCACCTGAACAAAGCCGTGGGACTGCTCAGCCGCGCAGGTTGGGTGCGGTCGTCGCGCGGACGCGGAGGAGGGCTCAAATTGGGCATGCCGGCGGGCGAGATCATTCTCGGAACGGTGGTCCGCACAACGGAGCCCCGTACGCCGCTGGTGAATTGCCCGGCGTGCCCCCTCCGCTTCAACTGCGAGTTGCAGCGGGCGCTCAGCGAAGCCATACAGGCGTTTTACGGCGTACTGGACCGCTACACACTGGACGATCTGGCCCGCAACACCATGCTCCTTGGCGCGCCCCTTCCGGCGGATGCCTGGGCAACCGTGCCCCATGCGCCGCCATGTGTTCCCGAATAG